A part of Betaproteobacteria bacterium genomic DNA contains:
- a CDS encoding SDR family oxidoreductase, whose translation MELELAEKVVVVTGGSRGIGFACACAFIEEGARVAIVARDPQRLHHAAARLHSAGEYPPISIAADLTRPDEARRMADEVTAQLGPVDILVNSAGAAKRYLPEDLDAQAWHAAMDAKYFTYIHAMDALVPGMTARGKGAVVNIVGMGGKVATPIHLPGGAANAALMLATVGLAHVHGPKGVRVNAINPGATLGERLREALRLESQARGVSEEELLRQGTARVPLRRYATDEDIAQVALFLASDRAAYVTGAIVPMDGGLNPVL comes from the coding sequence TTGGAACTGGAACTGGCGGAGAAGGTGGTCGTGGTGACGGGAGGCAGCCGGGGCATCGGCTTCGCGTGCGCGTGCGCGTTCATCGAGGAAGGCGCGCGCGTGGCCATCGTAGCCCGCGATCCACAGCGTCTGCACCATGCCGCCGCCCGCCTGCACTCGGCCGGCGAGTATCCGCCGATCTCGATCGCCGCCGATCTCACGCGGCCGGACGAGGCAAGACGCATGGCGGACGAGGTGACAGCACAGCTCGGGCCGGTGGACATCCTGGTGAATTCCGCCGGCGCGGCGAAGCGCTACCTGCCCGAGGATCTCGATGCCCAGGCGTGGCATGCCGCCATGGATGCGAAGTACTTCACCTACATCCACGCCATGGACGCACTGGTTCCTGGCATGACCGCGCGGGGCAAGGGGGCGGTGGTGAACATCGTGGGCATGGGGGGAAAGGTCGCCACGCCCATTCATCTCCCCGGCGGGGCCGCCAATGCCGCGCTGATGCTGGCGACGGTCGGACTCGCACATGTGCACGGACCCAAGGGCGTGCGGGTCAACGCGATCAATCCTGGCGCCACCCTGGGCGAGAGGCTTCGCGAGGCGTTGCGCCTGGAATCGCAAGCCCGGGGCGTGAGCGAGGAGGAACTGCTGCGCCAGGGCACGGCGCGCGTGCCGCTGCGGCGTTACGCCACCGACGAGGACATCGCGCAGGTGGCGCTGTTCCTCGCCTCCGATCGCGCCGCCTACGTGACAGGCGCCATCGTCCCGATGGACGGCGGTCTCAACCCGGTGCTCTGA
- the ubiA gene encoding 4-hydroxybenzoate octaprenyltransferase, with the protein MPMRERLALYARLVRLDKPIGTLLLLWPTLWALWIAGEGRPDWAVVAIFAAGTVLMRSAGCAINDFADRDFDPHVKRTEQRPLAARRISPKEALLVAAVLSLVAFLLILPLNALVIALSFPALFLAASYPFTKRFLALPQAYLGIAFGFGIPMAFAALDGALPAMCWWMLLAKIFWTIAYDTEYAMVDRDDDVRIGIRTSAILFGRYDIAAVAACHAAFVAIMAAIGAHAGLGAWYFAGLAAAAVLAGWQVWHIRGRDRGACFRAFLHNNWVGAAVFAGLLLDSAIG; encoded by the coding sequence ATGCCGATGCGGGAACGCCTCGCGCTCTATGCACGCCTTGTCCGGCTGGACAAGCCGATCGGCACGTTGCTGCTGCTGTGGCCCACGCTGTGGGCGCTGTGGATCGCAGGCGAGGGCCGGCCCGACTGGGCGGTGGTCGCGATCTTCGCCGCCGGCACCGTGCTCATGCGCTCCGCCGGGTGCGCGATCAACGACTTCGCCGACCGCGACTTCGATCCGCACGTCAAGCGCACGGAACAGCGTCCGCTCGCAGCACGGCGCATCTCCCCCAAGGAAGCGCTGCTGGTCGCGGCCGTCCTCAGCCTCGTCGCGTTCCTGCTCATCCTGCCGCTCAACGCGCTGGTGATCGCGCTGTCGTTCCCGGCGCTCTTTCTCGCCGCCAGCTATCCATTCACCAAGCGGTTCCTCGCGCTGCCGCAGGCCTACCTGGGCATCGCCTTCGGCTTTGGCATCCCCATGGCGTTCGCCGCGCTCGACGGTGCGCTGCCTGCCATGTGCTGGTGGATGCTGCTCGCCAAGATCTTCTGGACGATCGCCTACGACACCGAGTACGCCATGGTCGACCGCGACGACGACGTGCGGATCGGCATCCGCACCTCCGCCATACTCTTCGGCCGGTACGACATCGCCGCCGTGGCGGCGTGCCACGCCGCGTTCGTGGCGATCATGGCGGCGATCGGAGCGCATGCGGGCCTTGGCGCGTGGTATTTCGCGGGCCTCGCCGCCGCCGCGGTGCTGGCGGGCTGGCAGGTGTGGCACATTCGCGGCAGGGATCGCGGTGCATGTTTCCGGGCGTTCCTGCACAACAACTGGGTGGGAGCCGCGGTATTCGCGGGCCTGCTGCTGGATTCGGCGATCGGATAA
- a CDS encoding NADH-quinone oxidoreductase subunit B family protein, with protein sequence MWNLLRQIARVGVVTEPAPVADAALRTAAERLKAAVLRSFDGALTIRHVDAGSCNGCELEIHACSNPYYNLEGLGIRFAASPRHADMLLVTGPVSRHMEEALRRTYDATPHPKLVVAVGDCGCTGGIFGESYASCGRVANVIPVDVQVPGCPPTPLAIMQGILAAIAPEQ encoded by the coding sequence ATGTGGAACCTGCTTCGCCAGATCGCCCGGGTGGGCGTCGTCACCGAACCCGCACCCGTCGCCGATGCAGCACTGCGCACGGCGGCCGAGCGGCTGAAGGCCGCGGTCCTGCGTTCGTTCGATGGCGCGCTGACGATCCGCCACGTCGACGCGGGCTCCTGCAACGGCTGCGAACTCGAGATCCACGCCTGCAGCAATCCGTACTACAACCTCGAGGGGCTGGGCATCCGCTTCGCTGCGAGTCCGCGCCACGCCGACATGCTGCTCGTGACGGGGCCGGTGTCCCGCCACATGGAAGAAGCGCTGAGGCGCACCTACGACGCCACGCCGCATCCCAAGCTGGTGGTGGCCGTGGGTGATTGCGGCTGTACGGGTGGCATCTTCGGCGAGAGCTATGCGAGCTGCGGCCGCGTCGCGAACGTCATTCCGGTGGACGTCCAGGTGCCGGGCTGCCCGCCCACGCCTCTTGCGATCATGCAGGGCATCCTCGCCGCCATCGCTCCGGAGCAATGA
- a CDS encoding NADH-quinone oxidoreductase subunit C produces MLVADLRLDARPVPGEVRAYAVDVGAIAWRDCARRVREGGGRLVALWGADRRDLAEGFEVRAAYELSDALLCVRHAMPAESPRYPGLDAWFPAAARMQRSVRDLLGIAVLDAQDSRPWLRHGAWPEDVHPLRRDVLPHSAFEPHADRYPFVTVTGEGVHEIPVGPVHAGTIEPGHFRFSVLGERVLRLEERLGYKHKGIEKRFESLTLAEGARLCGRVSGDSTVAYTWAYCMALEAAAGCTVPARAAWLRALALELERIANHLGDLGFIGNDAGVAFGLAQFSRLKEDLLRANAAWTGHRYLMDFVVPGGVARDLDPAGRGLLLRQLDLLEPELARLREIYGEHAGLQDRLQGTGRVPPRTADELGLIGLAGRASAQPHDLRVRHAGAPYDTLRVNLVLRQEGDVAARTAVRFDEALESLRLGRTLMERLPEGPVAAECGDAPAGATGVGWVEGWRGEVFVFLECGDNGKVRACHPHDPSWQNWPLLELAVLGNIVPDFPLINKSFNLSYAGVDL; encoded by the coding sequence ATGCTCGTCGCCGATCTTCGACTCGACGCGCGTCCCGTACCGGGCGAGGTCCGTGCGTACGCCGTCGACGTGGGCGCCATCGCCTGGCGCGACTGCGCCAGGCGCGTGCGCGAGGGGGGCGGCCGGCTGGTCGCGCTGTGGGGCGCGGACCGGCGGGATCTGGCCGAGGGATTCGAGGTGCGGGCGGCCTACGAGCTTTCCGACGCCCTGCTGTGCGTTCGTCACGCGATGCCTGCCGAGTCGCCGCGCTATCCGGGCCTCGACGCCTGGTTTCCAGCCGCGGCACGCATGCAGCGCAGCGTCCGCGATCTCCTCGGCATCGCGGTTCTCGACGCGCAGGACAGCCGCCCGTGGCTGCGCCACGGTGCCTGGCCCGAAGACGTGCATCCCCTGCGGCGCGACGTGCTGCCACATTCGGCGTTCGAGCCGCACGCGGACCGCTACCCGTTCGTCACGGTGACCGGCGAAGGCGTGCACGAGATCCCGGTGGGGCCGGTCCACGCGGGCACCATCGAGCCGGGACACTTCCGCTTCTCCGTGCTGGGCGAGCGGGTGCTGCGCCTGGAGGAGCGGCTGGGTTACAAGCACAAGGGCATCGAGAAGCGCTTCGAGTCGCTGACGCTCGCGGAGGGTGCCCGGCTGTGCGGCCGGGTGAGCGGCGACTCGACGGTCGCGTACACGTGGGCCTATTGCATGGCGCTGGAGGCGGCCGCGGGATGCACGGTGCCGGCCCGTGCGGCCTGGTTGCGGGCTCTGGCGCTGGAACTGGAGCGCATCGCCAATCATCTGGGCGATCTGGGGTTCATCGGCAACGACGCCGGTGTCGCATTCGGGCTCGCGCAGTTCTCGCGGCTGAAGGAAGACCTGCTGCGCGCGAACGCGGCGTGGACAGGACACCGCTACCTCATGGACTTCGTGGTCCCGGGTGGTGTGGCCCGCGATCTCGACCCGGCGGGCAGGGGGCTTCTCCTCAGGCAACTCGATCTTCTCGAACCGGAACTCGCCCGCCTGCGGGAGATCTACGGCGAACATGCGGGATTGCAGGACCGCCTTCAAGGCACCGGCCGGGTGCCCCCCAGGACGGCAGACGAACTGGGCCTCATCGGGCTCGCGGGCCGGGCCAGCGCACAGCCCCACGACCTGCGGGTGCGGCATGCCGGCGCACCCTACGACACGCTGCGGGTGAATCTCGTGCTGAGACAGGAGGGCGACGTGGCAGCGCGCACCGCCGTGCGCTTCGACGAGGCGCTCGAATCCCTCCGGCTCGGGCGCACCCTCATGGAACGCTTGCCGGAGGGACCGGTGGCGGCGGAATGCGGCGATGCCCCGGCAGGCGCCACGGGCGTCGGATGGGTCGAGGGCTGGCGGGGCGAGGTCTTCGTGTTCCTCGAATGCGGCGACAACGGCAAGGTGCGTGCGTGTCATCCCCACGATCCCTCATGGCAGAACTGGCCGTTGCTGGAACTCGCGGTGCTGGGGAACATCGTTCCGGACTTTCCGCTCATCAACAAGTCGTTCAACCTGAGCTACGCCGGGGTGGATCTGTAG
- a CDS encoding hydrogenase 4 subunit F produces the protein MSELVFVLGIPLLGAAALAWRGSVYRAPEMNAILCGLTFLGACALTLRVMSQGPRLAFHEQFFVDAFNVFLVTLTAFVAFTTAIFSRPYMRIEADRGKVGPVALRLYHSVYQLFVFTMLVALTTNNLGILWVALEAATLATVLLVSLYRTPASVEAAWKYFILCGVGIAQALFGTILLYLAAVKATGAGGDALLWTHLDNVKDQLEPSVMGIAFVFLLVGYGTKVGLVPLHNWLPDAHAEGPTPISAVLSGLLLNVALYAVVRCKVLADPAIGAHVTGNLMMGFGLLSVVVAAFFLFRQKDVKRLFAYSSIEHMGLITFAFGMGGIAANFAGLLHMTVHSLTKSAIFFAVGHATQKAGTQNIDDIRGLVHRSPAVGWGLMIGTLAILGLPPFGVFSAEFLLLTTAMLEHPWTTPLLLLALGLAFAAIFGKVQQMVFGVSDLPALPHRPAGIPVYVHLALVLLLGLYIPPYLAAWYREAARMIG, from the coding sequence ATGTCCGAACTGGTCTTCGTCCTCGGCATTCCCCTGCTCGGCGCCGCCGCCCTCGCCTGGCGCGGCTCGGTCTACCGCGCGCCGGAGATGAACGCGATCCTGTGCGGACTCACGTTCCTCGGCGCGTGCGCGCTCACGCTGCGGGTGATGTCGCAGGGGCCGCGGCTGGCCTTCCACGAACAGTTCTTCGTGGATGCCTTCAATGTCTTCCTGGTCACGCTCACCGCGTTCGTCGCCTTCACGACGGCGATATTCAGCCGGCCCTACATGCGCATCGAGGCCGACCGCGGCAAGGTCGGCCCGGTCGCTCTGCGCCTGTACCACAGCGTCTATCAGCTCTTCGTCTTCACCATGCTGGTCGCGCTCACGACCAACAACCTGGGCATCCTGTGGGTGGCGCTGGAGGCCGCCACGCTCGCCACGGTGCTGCTGGTGAGCCTGTATCGCACGCCCGCGAGCGTGGAAGCCGCGTGGAAGTACTTCATTCTCTGCGGCGTGGGCATTGCCCAGGCACTGTTCGGCACGATCCTGCTGTACCTCGCCGCGGTGAAGGCCACGGGAGCCGGCGGCGACGCGCTGCTGTGGACGCATCTGGACAACGTGAAGGACCAGCTCGAACCGTCCGTGATGGGCATCGCGTTCGTCTTCCTGCTCGTGGGCTACGGCACGAAGGTGGGCCTGGTGCCGCTGCACAACTGGCTGCCCGACGCGCACGCGGAGGGCCCCACGCCCATATCCGCCGTGCTGTCGGGCCTGCTGCTCAACGTGGCGCTGTACGCCGTGGTCCGGTGCAAGGTGCTGGCCGATCCCGCCATCGGCGCGCACGTGACGGGCAACCTCATGATGGGCTTCGGACTGCTGAGCGTCGTGGTGGCCGCCTTCTTCCTGTTCCGACAGAAGGACGTGAAGCGGCTGTTCGCGTACTCGTCCATCGAGCACATGGGGCTCATCACGTTCGCGTTCGGCATGGGGGGAATCGCTGCGAATTTCGCCGGCCTGCTGCACATGACCGTGCACTCTCTCACCAAGTCGGCCATCTTCTTCGCCGTGGGCCATGCCACCCAGAAGGCCGGCACGCAGAACATCGATGACATCCGCGGACTCGTGCACCGCAGCCCGGCGGTGGGCTGGGGTCTCATGATCGGCACCCTGGCCATCCTGGGCCTGCCGCCGTTCGGCGTGTTCTCCGCCGAATTCCTGCTGCTCACGACGGCCATGCTGGAGCATCCGTGGACGACTCCGCTGCTGCTGCTCGCGCTCGGCCTCGCGTTCGCCGCCATCTTCGGCAAGGTACAGCAGATGGTCTTCGGCGTGTCCGATCTGCCCGCACTGCCGCACCGGCCGGCGGGCATTCCGGTGTACGTGCATCTCGCCCTGGTGCTGCTGCTGGGGCTTTACATTCCCCCATATCTCGCCGCGTGGTATCGCGAAGCGGCAAGGATGATCGGCTGA